The following proteins come from a genomic window of Astatotilapia calliptera chromosome 11, fAstCal1.2, whole genome shotgun sequence:
- the fbxl4 gene encoding F-box/LRR-repeat protein 4 gives MLTLLSMFYYICLRRRSRSGTRGEALTSRRAVESGQRAVLPVSVEVEQYAKEVLDFSSHYGSENSMSYTMWNLAGVPNVYPSSGDFTQTAVFRTYGTWWEQCASAPLPFRRTPKGFYSKDYIELGFEEPVYPTAVEVFETYYPGAIVQILACSHNPFTQNPPTDVRWEVLWSGEPTKVLTPQARQFSPKIKHIGFPTNLLRLEVNSSLLDYYTELDAVILRGVKERPMLALYKMPIIDISDLSDSEEELSDVGGPFRQGDGKHQRTGNGYFDKLPYELIQLILSHLTLPDLCRLAQSCKLLHQHCCDPLQYTQLSLQPYWARLSDASLGHLQSRCTLLQRLNLSWTGNRGALTLTGFSSFMKACGPSLVCLEMSCCHFLNEACLEVISQTCPGLQELNLSSCDRLPPQAFTHISKLTRLRRLVLYRTKIEQTAILSILTFCIELRHLNLGSCVRIEDYDVVASMLATRCRSLCSLDLWRCRNLTDRGLTELVSGCRMLEELDLGWCPTLQSSTGCFQHLARSLPRLRKLFLTANRTVCDSDIEELAASCPCLRHLDILGTRSVSAASLKKLLQSCPQLVLLDVSFCSQIDMRIVQELSGLFPNVAIKKSFTQ, from the exons ATGTTAACCCTGTTGAGCATGTTTTACTATATCTGTCTGCGGCGGCGCTCCAGGAGTGGAACTCGAGGCGAGGCTCTGACCAGTCGACGGGCTGTGGAATCTGGCCAGAGAGCGGTACTGCCAGTCAGTGTGGAGGTGGAGCAGTACGCCAAAGAGGTTTTGGACTTCAGCTCCCACTATGGCAGTGAGAATAGCATGTCTTACACCATGTGGAACCTGGCAGGGGTGCCTAACGTCTACCCCAGCTCAGGGGACTTCACCCAGACAGCTGTATTCAGAACTTATGGGACGTGGTGGGAACAGTGTGCCAGTGCTCCGCTGCCTTTTCGTCGCACTCCTAAAGGCTTCTACAGTAAGGATTACATTGAGCTAGGCTTTGAGGAGCCCGTCTACCCGACAGCAGTGGAGGTGTTTGAGACCTATTACCCTGGAGCCATCGTCCAGATCCTGGCCTGCTCTCATAATCCTTTCACCCAGAATCCGCCTACTGATGTCAG GTGGGAGGTGTTGTGGTCTGGTGAGCCCACCAAGGTGCTGACTCCACAGGCTCGCCAGTTTTCCCCTAAAATAAAGCATATCGGCTTCCCAACCAACCTGTTGCGTCTAGAGGTGAACAGCTCTTTGCTGGACTATTACACCGAACTGGATGCTGTTATCCTGCGTGGGGTAAAAGAGAGGCCTATGCTGGCTCTCTATAAAATGCCCATCATCGACATCAGTGACCTGAGCGACAGCGAAGAGGAGCTGTCTGATGTGGGAGGTCCTTTCAGGCAAGGAGATGGCAAGCACCAGAGGACAGGAAATGGCTACTTTGACAAACTGCCATATGAG CTCATCCAGCTGATACTGAGCCACCTGACCCTGCCAGACCTCTGCCGTCTGGCCCAGAGCTGTAAGCTGCTGCACCAGCACTGCTGTGACCCGCTACAGTACACCCAGCTGAGTCTGCAGCCTTACTGGGCCCGGCTGAGTGACGCCTCCCTGGGACACCTGCAGAGCCGCTGCACCCTCCTCCAGAGGCTCAACCTGTCCTGGACCGGCAACCGTGGAGCCCTTACCCTGACGGGCTTCAGCAG TTTCATGAAGGCCTGTGGTCCCAGCCTGGTCTGCCTGGAAATGTCATGCTGCCACTTCCTGAACGAAGCCTGTCTCGAGGTCATCTCCCAGACTTGTCCTGGACTCCAGGAGCTCAACCTGTCCTCCTGTGATCGTCTCCCCCCACAGGCCTTCACGCACATCTCAAAACTTACACGCCTCCGCAGGCTGGTGCTTTACCGAACAAAGATAGAG CAAACAGCCATCTTAAGCATTCTGACTTTCTGCATAGAGCTAAGACACCTCAACCTGGGGAGCTGTGTGAGG ATCGAAGACTATGATGTTGTAGCCAGTATGCTGGCCACTCGCTGTCGCTCGCTGTGCTCTCTGGACCTGTGGCGTTGCAGAAACCTGACCGATCGAGGCCTGACTGAGCTCGTCTCAGGGTGCAG GATGTTGGAGGAACTGGACCTGGGCTGGTGTCCCACGCTGCAGAGCAGTACGGGATGTTTCCAACACCTCGCCCGCAGCCTTCCACGCCTGCGCAAACTCTTCCTCACTGCCAACCGCACCGTCTGCGACTCAGACATAGAGGAGCTGGCAGCCAGCTGCCCCTGTCTGAGGCATCTCGACATTCTGG GTACACGGTCAGTGAGCGCCGCCTCACTGAAGAAACTCCTCCAGTCGTGTCCTCAGCTTGTCCTCCTGGACGTCTCCTTCTGCTCACAGATAGACATGCGCATCGTCCAGGAGCTCTCTGGCCTCTTCCCCAATGTGGCCATCAAGAAAAGCTTCACTCAGTGA